The following proteins are encoded in a genomic region of Streptomyces sp. SLBN-31:
- a CDS encoding M1 family metallopeptidase: MKLSRSARLGALATAAASFLVVAASSAPTPGAPGIGDSYFPLLGNGGFDARHYALDVAYDPDTDRLDGRTTLTARATRTLSSFDLDLQKLEVTRVEVNGRRADFTRDGDELRITPKTVLRKGRDFRVAVTYGGVPEALNGPIVFGSDYGWMKTPDGVFVACEPNAASTWFPSSDHPADKATYDIRIKAPRGLTGVSNGRLVSTYDKGSSTYTHWRESRPMATYLATATIGKFDVKTGRTPSGIPIYVAIDPVLANSNNVDVYAVTAAATDYWSQVFGPYPFEETGAIVDDMPEAGFSLEVQSKPAYSAVRNETTIVHELAHQWFGDSVSVERWKDIWLNEGFATYAQWLWAEHQGTRSAHDSFLAAYNARPADNAFWQITVADPQRDTMFASAVYQRGAMTLQALRERIGDKAFFKLLPTWTRIHRYGNANTAEFIRLAERVSGQKLDGLFQKWLYTTGKPAL; this comes from the coding sequence ATGAAACTCTCCCGTTCGGCACGTTTAGGGGCCCTCGCGACCGCGGCGGCCTCTTTCCTTGTCGTCGCCGCGTCCTCCGCCCCCACCCCGGGCGCCCCCGGCATCGGCGACTCCTACTTCCCGCTGCTCGGCAACGGCGGCTTCGACGCCCGGCACTACGCCCTCGACGTGGCGTACGACCCGGACACCGACCGCCTCGACGGCCGTACGACCCTCACCGCCCGCGCCACCCGGACCCTCTCGTCCTTCGACCTCGACCTGCAGAAACTCGAGGTCACCCGGGTCGAAGTGAACGGCAGACGCGCCGACTTCACCCGCGACGGCGACGAACTGCGCATCACACCCAAGACAGTTCTGCGCAAGGGCCGCGACTTCCGGGTCGCCGTCACCTACGGCGGCGTCCCCGAGGCCCTGAACGGCCCCATCGTCTTCGGTTCCGACTACGGCTGGATGAAGACCCCCGACGGCGTCTTCGTCGCCTGCGAACCCAACGCCGCCTCCACCTGGTTCCCCTCCAGCGACCACCCCGCCGACAAGGCCACCTACGACATCCGCATCAAGGCCCCCAGGGGCCTGACCGGCGTCTCCAACGGCCGGCTGGTCTCGACGTACGACAAGGGCAGCTCGACGTACACGCACTGGCGCGAGAGCAGGCCCATGGCGACCTATCTCGCGACGGCGACGATCGGGAAGTTCGACGTGAAGACGGGCCGGACGCCGTCCGGCATCCCGATCTACGTCGCCATCGACCCGGTGCTGGCGAACAGCAACAACGTCGACGTGTACGCCGTCACGGCCGCCGCCACCGACTACTGGTCGCAGGTCTTCGGTCCCTACCCCTTCGAGGAGACCGGCGCGATCGTCGACGACATGCCCGAGGCCGGGTTCTCCCTGGAGGTGCAGAGCAAGCCCGCGTACTCGGCCGTCCGCAACGAGACCACCATCGTGCACGAGCTGGCCCACCAGTGGTTCGGCGACTCGGTGTCGGTGGAGCGCTGGAAGGACATCTGGCTCAACGAGGGCTTCGCCACCTACGCCCAGTGGCTGTGGGCCGAGCACCAGGGCACCCGCAGCGCCCACGACTCCTTCCTGGCCGCCTACAACGCCCGCCCCGCCGACAACGCGTTCTGGCAGATCACCGTCGCCGACCCGCAGCGCGACACCATGTTCGCCTCCGCGGTCTACCAGCGCGGCGCGATGACCCTTCAGGCGCTGCGCGAGCGCATCGGCGACAAGGCGTTCTTCAAGCTGCTGCCCACCTGGACGCGCATCCACCGCTACGGCAACGCGAACACCGCCGAGTTCATCCGCCTCGCCGAGCGGGTCTCCGGCCAGAAGCTCGACGGCCTGTTCCAGAAGTGGCTCTACACGACGGGCAAGCCCGCCCTGTAG
- a CDS encoding TIGR03086 family metal-binding protein: protein MNAIDPRPVYARATEQVAALIRTVRPEQLDGPTPCAEFDVRTLLSHMVGGSLRIAVVGEGGDGMAVHPFAEGVADEDWTTAYEEVRTRVIKAWESDARMEAPVRVPWGEVPGRAALSGYVMELVTHTWDLAESLGHPLGLDPEPAEFALATARRVLSEPERDADTPFASAVPAPAGADVYGELAAWLGRKPLSRA from the coding sequence ATGAACGCCATCGACCCCCGCCCCGTGTACGCCCGCGCCACCGAGCAGGTGGCCGCGCTGATCCGGACGGTCCGCCCCGAGCAGCTCGACGGTCCCACCCCCTGCGCGGAGTTCGACGTCCGCACGCTCCTGTCCCACATGGTCGGCGGCAGCCTGCGCATCGCGGTCGTCGGCGAGGGCGGCGACGGCATGGCCGTGCACCCCTTCGCCGAGGGTGTGGCGGACGAGGACTGGACGACGGCGTACGAGGAGGTCCGCACGCGGGTGATCAAGGCCTGGGAGAGCGACGCCCGTATGGAGGCGCCGGTGCGGGTGCCCTGGGGCGAGGTGCCGGGCCGGGCGGCCCTGTCGGGCTATGTGATGGAGCTGGTGACCCACACCTGGGACCTCGCCGAGTCCCTCGGCCACCCGCTCGGTCTCGACCCGGAGCCGGCCGAGTTCGCCCTCGCCACGGCGCGCCGGGTGCTGTCCGAGCCCGAGCGGGACGCGGACACCCCCTTCGCCTCGGCCGTGCCGGCCCCCGCGGGGGCCGACGTCTACGGTGAGCTGGCGGCGTGGCTGGGGCGGAAGCCGCTCAGCCGAGCCTGA
- a CDS encoding ABC transporter ATP-binding protein, with product MTTPAKSEGTAAVKDGVAPGETLLKVTGLQKHFPIKKGLLQRQVGAVRAVDGIDFEVRSGETLGVVGESGCGKSTMGRLITRLLEPTAGTIEFEGKDITHLGVGGMRPMRRDVQMIFQDPYSSLNPRHTIGTIVGAPFRLQGVEPEGGVKKEVQRLLSVVGLNPEHYNRYPHEFSGGQRQRIGIARALALKPKLVVADEPVSALDVSIQAQVVNLMDDLQEELGLTYVIIAHDLSVVRHVSDRIAVMYLGKIVELADRDSLYRAPMHPYTKALMSAVPIPDPRRRSAKSERILLKGDVPSPIAPPSGCRFHTRCWKATEICRTTEPKLVELKPGQQVACHHPENFEDQAPQDTVLLTAAREAAELVSDEVLAESAETSAAVAAEVAEQTGKPEPVKAAEPAGSAESGADAAESQESTDK from the coding sequence GTGACCACTCCCGCGAAGAGCGAAGGCACGGCGGCCGTCAAGGACGGGGTCGCGCCGGGCGAGACCCTGCTGAAGGTGACGGGGCTCCAGAAGCACTTCCCGATCAAGAAGGGCCTGCTGCAGCGGCAGGTCGGTGCCGTGCGCGCGGTCGACGGCATCGACTTCGAGGTCCGCTCCGGCGAGACCCTCGGCGTCGTGGGCGAGTCGGGCTGCGGCAAGTCGACGATGGGCCGGCTGATCACCCGGCTGCTCGAACCGACCGCCGGCACCATCGAGTTCGAGGGCAAGGACATCACGCACCTCGGTGTGGGCGGCATGCGCCCGATGCGCCGTGACGTGCAGATGATCTTCCAGGACCCGTACTCCTCGCTGAACCCGCGCCACACCATCGGAACGATCGTCGGGGCCCCCTTCCGGCTCCAGGGCGTCGAGCCGGAGGGCGGGGTCAAGAAGGAGGTGCAGCGGCTGCTGTCGGTGGTCGGCCTCAACCCCGAGCACTACAACCGCTACCCGCACGAGTTCTCCGGCGGTCAGCGCCAGCGCATCGGCATCGCCCGCGCGCTCGCCCTGAAGCCGAAGCTGGTCGTGGCGGACGAGCCGGTCTCCGCGCTGGACGTGTCGATCCAGGCGCAGGTCGTGAACCTCATGGACGACCTCCAGGAGGAACTGGGCCTGACGTACGTGATCATCGCGCACGACCTCTCGGTCGTCCGGCACGTCTCGGACCGGATCGCGGTGATGTACCTCGGCAAGATCGTCGAGCTGGCGGACCGGGACTCGCTGTACCGGGCGCCGATGCACCCGTACACCAAGGCCCTGATGTCGGCGGTGCCGATCCCGGACCCGCGGCGCCGGAGCGCCAAGAGCGAGCGCATCCTGCTCAAGGGCGACGTGCCCTCGCCGATCGCCCCGCCGAGCGGCTGTCGCTTCCACACCCGGTGCTGGAAGGCGACGGAGATCTGCCGGACGACCGAGCCGAAGCTCGTGGAGCTCAAGCCCGGCCAGCAGGTCGCCTGCCACCACCCGGAGAACTTCGAGGACCAGGCCCCGCAGGACACCGTCCTGCTGACCGCGGCCAGGGAGGCGGCCGAACTGGTCTCCGACGAGGTCCTCGCGGAGTCGGCGGAGACGTCGGCGGCGGTGGCGGCGGAGGTCGCGGAGCAGACCGGGAAGCCTGAGCCGGTCAAGGCCGCGGAGCCCGCCGGGTCTGCGGAGTCCGGTGCGGACGCCGCCGAGAGCCAGGAGTCAACTGACAAGTAA
- a CDS encoding TetR family transcriptional regulator: protein MSHTLGIRQAQKLKTRQALLDAALGLLEGQSLSSLGLREVTRAVGVAPTAFYRHFRSIADLGVALVEEALGSLHPMIRTTVTAADNSDERIARAIELIAGHVDAYPAHVRFIARERHGGVQSVREAIRDQLARFAEEVSAELAKDLEAEGWSEEDLLMLAHLYVDQMLITASLFLEALDGTEGDRERITQVATRQMRLISIGRQHWLD from the coding sequence ATGAGTCACACCCTCGGCATCCGGCAGGCCCAGAAACTCAAGACCAGGCAGGCGCTCCTCGACGCCGCGCTCGGTCTGCTGGAGGGGCAGAGCCTGAGCAGCCTCGGCCTGCGCGAGGTCACCCGCGCCGTCGGCGTCGCACCGACCGCCTTCTACCGGCACTTCCGCTCCATTGCGGATCTGGGCGTGGCCCTGGTCGAGGAGGCCCTGGGCAGCCTTCATCCCATGATCCGCACGACGGTGACCGCGGCGGACAACAGTGACGAACGCATCGCACGCGCCATTGAGTTGATTGCCGGTCATGTTGACGCGTACCCAGCACATGTCCGCTTTATCGCCCGGGAACGACATGGCGGAGTTCAGTCGGTGCGGGAGGCGATCCGGGACCAACTGGCCCGGTTCGCCGAGGAGGTGAGCGCCGAGCTCGCCAAGGACCTCGAGGCGGAGGGCTGGAGCGAGGAGGACCTGCTGATGCTGGCCCACCTGTACGTGGACCAGATGCTGATCACCGCCTCGCTGTTCCTGGAGGCGCTGGACGGCACCGAGGGGGACCGGGAGCGGATCACGCAGGTCGCGACCCGGCAGATGCGGCTGATCAGCATCGGGCGGCAGCACTGGCTGGACTGA
- a CDS encoding trimeric intracellular cation channel family protein, producing MLQQLFSPSVQHTLDLIGIFVFAISGALLAVRKNFDVFGIAVLAEITALGGGLLRDLIIGAVPPAAFTDLGYFITPLLATLLVFFLHPQVERIQVAVNVFDAAGLGLFCVAGTTKAYEYGLSLTSSATLGLATAVGGGVLRDVLANEVPSLLRWDRDLYAVPAIVGATMVVLCIRYDALSPFTSGLAVVTAFVLRLLAMKYHWRAPRAWNRRSTVREE from the coding sequence GTGCTTCAGCAACTGTTCAGCCCCTCCGTCCAGCACACGCTCGATCTCATCGGCATCTTCGTGTTCGCCATCTCCGGCGCGCTGCTTGCCGTCCGCAAGAACTTCGACGTCTTCGGCATCGCCGTTCTCGCCGAGATCACCGCGCTGGGCGGAGGGCTGCTGAGGGACCTGATCATCGGCGCGGTACCGCCCGCCGCCTTCACGGACCTCGGCTACTTCATCACCCCGCTGCTCGCCACCCTCCTGGTCTTCTTCCTGCACCCGCAGGTGGAGCGCATCCAGGTCGCGGTGAACGTCTTCGACGCGGCCGGTCTCGGCCTCTTCTGCGTCGCCGGCACGACGAAGGCGTACGAGTACGGACTGAGCCTCACCTCGTCGGCCACCCTCGGCCTCGCCACCGCCGTCGGCGGTGGTGTGCTGCGCGACGTCCTCGCCAATGAGGTGCCGTCCCTGCTGCGCTGGGACCGCGACCTCTACGCGGTCCCCGCGATCGTCGGCGCCACCATGGTCGTGCTGTGCATCCGCTACGACGCCCTCTCCCCGTTCACCAGCGGCCTCGCGGTCGTCACCGCCTTCGTCCTGCGCCTGCTCGCGATGAAGTACCACTGGCGAGCGCCGCGCGCGTGGAACCGCCGCTCGACGGTACGGGAGGAGTAG
- a CDS encoding YafY family protein, translating to MKADRLLSILLLLQTRGRVPAHELAERLEVSVRTIYRDVEALSASGVPVYAERGRHGGIELLAGFRTDVTGLTADESRALFILAAQGAHAALGLDAALGSALRKVMAALPAPYRPAAEVTSRRILVDATRWKGGPQRVVDLDVLQDAVFADRRLRLRYRHSGEREPRTYTVDPYGLVSKAGVWYLVADRRTEPRLFRADRVRSATVLDDPVRRRPGVELADVWEALRRQVEERPGGLDVTVRVRRDRLDMFLRLNGAQIVRLPDTDGEGEWVTVWLSYGVAGEARQLLPFADHVEVLAPPQVRAELAAAAASVTALYQRAGDADS from the coding sequence GTGAAAGCCGACCGCCTGCTGTCGATCCTGCTGCTCCTGCAGACCCGGGGCCGCGTCCCCGCGCACGAACTGGCGGAACGGCTGGAGGTGTCGGTGCGCACCATCTACCGGGACGTCGAGGCCCTGTCCGCCTCCGGCGTCCCCGTCTACGCCGAGCGCGGGCGGCACGGCGGCATCGAGCTGCTCGCCGGCTTCCGTACGGACGTCACGGGGCTGACCGCCGACGAGTCCCGCGCCCTGTTCATCCTGGCCGCCCAGGGCGCGCACGCGGCCCTCGGCCTGGACGCCGCCCTCGGCTCGGCGCTGCGCAAGGTGATGGCCGCGCTGCCGGCGCCGTACCGCCCGGCCGCCGAGGTGACCAGCCGCCGCATCCTCGTCGACGCCACACGCTGGAAGGGCGGTCCGCAAAGGGTCGTCGACCTGGACGTGCTGCAGGACGCCGTGTTCGCCGACCGGCGCCTGAGGCTGCGCTACCGGCACAGCGGGGAGCGGGAGCCGCGGACGTACACCGTCGACCCGTACGGGCTCGTCTCGAAGGCCGGGGTCTGGTACCTGGTCGCCGACCGGCGGACGGAGCCGCGGCTGTTCCGGGCCGACCGGGTGCGGTCGGCGACGGTCCTGGACGATCCCGTGCGGCGCCGGCCCGGCGTCGAACTCGCCGACGTCTGGGAGGCGTTGCGCCGCCAGGTCGAGGAGCGCCCGGGCGGGCTCGACGTCACCGTCCGGGTCCGGCGCGACCGCCTCGACATGTTCCTGCGCCTGAACGGCGCCCAGATCGTGCGGCTGCCGGACACCGACGGCGAGGGGGAGTGGGTGACCGTGTGGCTGTCGTACGGCGTGGCCGGGGAGGCGCGGCAGCTGCTGCCGTTCGCCGACCACGTGGAGGTCCTCGCGCCGCCGCAGGTGCGCGCGGAACTGGCCGCGGCGGCCGCCTCCGTCACAGCCCTGTACCAGCGGGCCGGGGACGCCGATTCGTGA
- a CDS encoding multicopper oxidase family protein, whose protein sequence is MADITEPDRRTSDTGSRSEKKTRHTKAGRAAGGKGMHRRRFLGGMAGVGLGAVAGAGGALSLLTEAGKNRASAATATATLTVPDLLEGTTSDGTTTFTLEAKTGTAEVLSGVTSDTMGYNQSFLGPTMKWTKGDTVLLDITNSLGEDTTVHFHGAHVPAKMDGGPQVAFADGETWSPTFTVKDEAKTLWYHPHALGTTAKQAVHGLAGMIIVEDGSTASADLPSTYGTDDIPLIFQSLATDSGGDLKYNLTGYLSSALSFPLLLNGTNVDDTTLTFTATKTRTRFRCLNASPSDIITIQRGDGGTLNQIATDQGYLTAATEVDSIRLVAGARAEFVLDLSDAVTLQAVVTTGWVRGGSGTYDVLAITASGTDTPDDLPNSLNTIDRYDTGDFTARTITLGQSGTTMTINGSAGTSMSSMAMISTTLGAREIWTIKNGTQLEHSFHLHDVPYQLISINGEDPTGVDLGWFDTYEVVGGGSIEIAMEFTDFSDNTYMYMLHCHLLQHEDEGMMASLMVTDS, encoded by the coding sequence ATGGCTGACATCACCGAGCCCGATCGCCGCACGAGCGACACGGGCAGCAGGAGCGAGAAGAAGACCAGGCACACCAAGGCCGGCCGGGCCGCCGGCGGCAAGGGCATGCACCGGCGCAGGTTCCTCGGCGGCATGGCCGGGGTGGGACTCGGGGCGGTCGCGGGGGCGGGCGGCGCCCTCTCCCTGCTGACCGAGGCGGGGAAGAACAGGGCGAGCGCGGCGACCGCAACCGCCACCCTCACCGTCCCGGACCTTCTGGAGGGCACCACATCCGACGGCACCACCACCTTCACTCTGGAGGCGAAGACCGGCACCGCGGAGGTCCTCTCCGGGGTCACCAGCGACACGATGGGCTACAACCAGTCCTTCCTCGGCCCCACCATGAAGTGGACCAAGGGCGACACGGTCCTGCTGGACATCACCAACAGCCTGGGTGAGGACACCACCGTCCACTTCCACGGCGCGCACGTCCCGGCCAAGATGGACGGCGGCCCCCAGGTCGCCTTCGCCGACGGGGAGACCTGGTCCCCGACGTTCACGGTCAAGGACGAGGCCAAGACCCTCTGGTACCACCCGCACGCCCTTGGCACCACGGCGAAGCAGGCGGTGCACGGCCTGGCCGGCATGATCATCGTGGAGGACGGCTCCACCGCCTCCGCCGACCTGCCCAGCACCTACGGCACCGACGACATCCCGCTCATCTTCCAGAGCCTGGCCACCGACAGCGGTGGCGACCTCAAGTACAACCTCACCGGCTACCTGAGCAGCGCTCTGAGCTTCCCGCTGCTGCTGAACGGCACGAACGTCGACGACACCACGCTGACGTTCACTGCGACGAAGACCCGCACCCGGTTCCGGTGCCTCAACGCCTCGCCGTCGGACATCATCACCATCCAGCGCGGCGACGGCGGCACGCTGAACCAGATCGCCACCGACCAGGGCTATCTCACCGCGGCCACCGAGGTGGACAGCATCCGGCTGGTGGCCGGCGCCCGCGCGGAGTTCGTGCTGGACCTGTCGGACGCGGTCACGCTCCAGGCGGTCGTCACCACCGGCTGGGTGCGCGGCGGCAGCGGCACCTACGACGTGCTGGCGATCACCGCGTCCGGCACCGACACCCCGGACGACCTGCCGAACTCGCTCAACACCATCGACCGGTACGACACCGGCGACTTCACCGCCCGGACCATCACGCTCGGCCAGAGCGGCACGACCATGACGATCAACGGGTCGGCGGGGACGAGCATGTCGTCCATGGCGATGATCAGCACCACGCTGGGCGCCAGGGAGATCTGGACGATCAAGAACGGCACCCAGCTGGAGCACTCGTTCCACCTCCACGACGTGCCCTACCAGTTGATCTCCATCAACGGCGAGGATCCGACCGGCGTGGACCTCGGCTGGTTCGACACCTACGAGGTGGTCGGCGGCGGGTCCATCGAGATCGCCATGGAGTTCACGGACTTCTCCGACAACACCTACATGTACATGCTCCACTGCCATCTGCTGCAGCACGAGGACGAGGGCATGATGGCGTCCCTGATGGTGACGGACAGCTAG
- a CDS encoding esterase family protein, giving the protein MSLTGTPFLYTLIVLFAVALILPLVLWSRVRGPKALRAVARMFMVLFAQGTAVALVFVLVNNANSLYDNWADLLGTGNHVQQAANLGADGTGGIALERLPKVRQNFAAATGPGMRGVRVTQLKGRVSGVNAEVYVWLPPQYGEPKYAHHKFPVVELLPGYPGSAKAWFGSLHATAQLAPLMRGGEVSPFILVAPRTNLLAGVDTGCANIPGTVNADSWLSIDVPKMVTDNFRAQPAPRGWAVAGYSAGAHCAVKLAVAHPDRYMAAVSMSGYNDPIGERNSLAAQNLRIRAANNPYLLLRKALTPPRIALYISGQPRDGYEAGVALEQTAKAPTTVHVIFIPRSAGGHNMALWRPQVVPAFRWLSVQMGQHRARGTTPPVPSSGGSTRAALASGTSSRAGAGRRR; this is encoded by the coding sequence ATGAGCCTCACCGGGACTCCGTTCCTCTACACCCTGATCGTGCTGTTCGCGGTCGCCCTGATACTGCCGCTCGTCCTGTGGTCGCGGGTGCGCGGGCCCAAAGCCCTGCGTGCGGTGGCCCGGATGTTCATGGTGCTGTTCGCCCAGGGCACCGCGGTCGCGCTGGTCTTCGTCCTCGTCAACAACGCCAACAGCCTGTACGACAACTGGGCCGACCTCCTCGGCACCGGCAACCACGTGCAGCAGGCCGCCAACCTCGGCGCCGACGGCACCGGCGGCATCGCGCTGGAACGGTTGCCCAAGGTGCGGCAGAACTTCGCCGCGGCCACCGGCCCGGGCATGCGCGGAGTGCGCGTCACCCAGCTCAAGGGCCGCGTCTCCGGCGTCAACGCCGAGGTCTACGTCTGGCTGCCGCCCCAGTACGGCGAGCCGAAGTACGCCCACCACAAGTTCCCCGTCGTCGAGCTGCTGCCCGGCTACCCCGGCTCCGCGAAGGCCTGGTTCGGCTCGCTGCACGCGACCGCGCAGCTGGCCCCGCTGATGCGCGGCGGGGAGGTCTCGCCGTTCATCCTGGTCGCCCCGCGCACCAACCTGCTGGCCGGCGTCGACACGGGCTGCGCCAACATTCCCGGCACCGTCAACGCCGACAGCTGGCTGAGCATCGACGTGCCGAAGATGGTCACGGACAACTTCCGGGCCCAGCCCGCCCCCAGGGGCTGGGCGGTCGCCGGGTACTCGGCGGGCGCGCACTGCGCGGTGAAGCTGGCCGTTGCCCACCCGGACCGCTACATGGCCGCCGTCAGCATGTCCGGCTACAACGACCCGATCGGCGAACGCAACTCACTCGCCGCGCAGAACCTGCGGATCCGGGCGGCGAACAACCCCTACCTGCTGCTGAGGAAGGCGCTCACGCCGCCCCGCATCGCGCTGTACATCTCCGGCCAGCCGCGCGACGGCTACGAGGCGGGAGTCGCCCTGGAACAGACCGCGAAGGCCCCGACGACGGTCCACGTGATCTTCATCCCGAGGAGCGCGGGCGGCCACAACATGGCACTGTGGCGGCCGCAGGTGGTCCCGGCGTTCCGCTGGCTGTCGGTGCAGATGGGCCAGCACCGGGCGCGCGGCACTACTCCTCCCGTACCGTCGAGCGGCGGTTCCACGCGCGCGGCGCTCGCCAGTGGTACTTCATCGCGAGCAGGCGCAGGACGAAGGCGGTGA
- a CDS encoding DUF4190 domain-containing protein produces the protein MQLTAPANGTTSAPTRRDADGMAVASFILGLVGLLVLNVFLGPIAIALAGAALWRGTKRRGRAFLGLTLGVADLVVLAVAMELSNTVSWSL, from the coding sequence ATGCAACTCACCGCCCCTGCCAACGGCACCACCTCCGCCCCGACCCGTCGCGACGCCGACGGCATGGCCGTCGCGTCCTTCATCCTCGGCCTCGTCGGCCTGCTCGTCCTGAACGTCTTCCTGGGCCCGATCGCCATCGCCCTCGCCGGTGCGGCCCTGTGGCGCGGCACCAAGCGCCGCGGACGGGCCTTCCTCGGCCTGACCCTGGGCGTGGCCGACCTCGTGGTCCTGGCGGTCGCGATGGAGCTGTCCAACACCGTCTCCTGGAGCCTGTGA
- a CDS encoding thioesterase family protein, which produces MPEAASAAAPTRATIGDSEFDRDTALTERAPGVYDIDLSVGWTIINAVNGGYLLAVLGRALADTLPHTDPFTISAHYLTASQPGPAVVRTETVRTGRTLSTGQASLLQYDEEGREVERIRVLASYGDLDALPDDVRTTAAPPAMPPLQECFGPQDGPSPVPGSSAITDRLMIKLDPATLGWALGAPSGRGEMRAWFGLADGRDADPLSLLLAVDALPPTAFEIGLKGWVPTVELTVHVRSRPAPGPLRVSITTRNLAGGFLEEDAEVWDSTDRLVAQSRQLARVRLG; this is translated from the coding sequence ATGCCAGAAGCAGCCTCCGCCGCGGCCCCGACGCGGGCCACGATCGGCGACAGCGAGTTCGACCGCGACACCGCGCTCACCGAGCGCGCCCCCGGCGTTTACGACATCGACCTCTCCGTCGGCTGGACCATCATCAACGCCGTCAACGGCGGCTACCTCCTGGCCGTCCTGGGCCGCGCCCTTGCGGACACGCTGCCGCACACGGACCCCTTCACCATCTCGGCGCACTACCTCACCGCGTCCCAGCCGGGCCCGGCGGTCGTGCGCACGGAGACGGTCCGCACCGGCCGCACCCTCTCCACCGGCCAGGCCTCCCTCCTGCAGTACGACGAGGAGGGCCGCGAGGTCGAACGCATCCGCGTGCTGGCCTCCTACGGCGACCTGGACGCCCTCCCCGACGACGTGCGGACGACCGCCGCGCCGCCCGCCATGCCGCCGCTGCAGGAGTGCTTCGGCCCCCAGGACGGCCCCTCGCCGGTCCCCGGCAGCTCGGCCATCACCGACCGCCTGATGATCAAGCTGGACCCCGCCACCCTCGGCTGGGCGCTCGGCGCGCCCTCCGGCAGGGGCGAGATGCGGGCCTGGTTCGGCCTTGCCGACGGCCGCGACGCCGACCCGCTCTCCCTCCTGCTCGCGGTGGACGCGCTCCCGCCGACCGCCTTCGAGATCGGCCTGAAGGGCTGGGTCCCCACGGTCGAACTGACGGTCCACGTCCGCTCCCGTCCCGCCCCCGGCCCGCTGCGCGTCTCCATCACCACCCGCAACCTCGCCGGCGGTTTCCTGGAGGAGGACGCCGAGGTCTGGGACAGCACCGACCGCCTGGTGGCCCAGTCCCGCCAGCTCGCCCGCGTCAGGCTCGGCTGA
- a CDS encoding cysteine desulfurase family protein, whose amino-acid sequence MAYLDHAATTPMLPEAAEALTAQLSITGNASSLHASGRQARRTVEESRETLAEALGARPSEVVFTSGGTEADNLAVKGLYWSRRDADPARTRVLASPVEHHAVLDTVHWLGEHEGATVEYLPVDSYGRVHPDALREALARNPEDVALATVMWANNEIGTVLPVRELADVAQEFGIPLHADAVQAFGQVPVDFAASGLAAMTVSGHKIGGPYGIGALVLGREYTPVPVLHGGGQERHVRSGTLDVPAIASFAVAGRLAAEQREWFANEIGALRDSLVEAVRTAVPDAIYGGDPVDRLPANAHFTFPGCEGDSLLLLLDAQGIECSTGSACTAGVAQPSHVLLATGTDPDLARGTLRFSLGHTSTEADVEAVAKAIGPAVERARAAGLT is encoded by the coding sequence ATGGCTTACCTCGACCACGCCGCCACGACCCCGATGCTCCCGGAGGCGGCGGAGGCACTGACCGCCCAGCTGAGCATCACCGGCAACGCGTCCTCACTGCACGCCTCCGGCCGGCAGGCCCGCCGCACGGTCGAGGAATCCCGCGAGACCCTCGCCGAGGCACTCGGCGCCCGCCCGAGCGAGGTCGTCTTCACCTCCGGCGGCACCGAGGCCGACAACCTCGCGGTGAAGGGCCTGTACTGGTCCCGCCGCGACGCGGACCCGGCCCGCACCCGTGTCCTCGCCAGCCCCGTCGAGCACCACGCCGTCCTCGACACCGTGCACTGGCTCGGCGAACACGAGGGCGCCACCGTCGAGTACCTCCCCGTCGACTCCTACGGCCGAGTCCACCCCGACGCCCTGCGCGAGGCCCTCGCCCGCAACCCCGAGGACGTCGCCCTGGCCACCGTGATGTGGGCCAACAACGAGATCGGCACGGTCCTGCCGGTCCGCGAACTCGCCGACGTGGCGCAGGAGTTCGGCATTCCGCTGCACGCCGACGCCGTCCAGGCCTTCGGTCAGGTCCCCGTCGACTTCGCCGCCTCCGGCCTCGCCGCGATGACCGTCTCCGGCCACAAGATCGGCGGCCCGTACGGCATCGGCGCCCTGGTCCTGGGTCGCGAGTACACCCCCGTGCCGGTCCTGCACGGCGGCGGCCAGGAGCGCCACGTCCGCTCCGGCACCCTCGACGTCCCGGCGATCGCCTCCTTCGCCGTCGCCGGCCGCCTCGCCGCCGAGCAGCGGGAGTGGTTCGCCAACGAGATCGGCGCCCTGCGCGACAGCCTGGTCGAGGCGGTGCGTACGGCGGTGCCGGACGCCATCTACGGCGGGGACCCCGTCGACCGGCTCCCCGCCAACGCCCACTTCACCTTCCCCGGCTGCGAGGGCGACTCCTTGCTGCTGCTCCTCGACGCCCAGGGCATCGAGTGCTCCACCGGCTCCGCGTGCACCGCCGGCGTCGCCCAGCCCAGCCACGTCCTGCTGGCCACCGGCACCGACCCCGACCTGGCCCGCGGCACCCTGCGCTTCTCCCTCGGCCACACCTCCACGGAGGCCGACGTGGAAGCGGTCGCCAAGGCGATCGGCCCCGCGGTGGAGCGTGCTCGCGCCGCGGGGCTGACCTGA